In Granulicella mallensis MP5ACTX8, the sequence CTTGCCGTTGACGGTATACCGGGTGGGGTGAGCGATTGCATCCTGAATATTGTCGTAATTGAGGTGGAAGTCGCATCCGCCACCGAGGATGATGTCGATGGACTCGGCGGCGACAGCCGCTCGCAGCTCGGTGAGCTTGGCCGCGACAATCTCCGGGTTGAAGGTGTAGCGACCGCTCGCGTGAGGCGTGCACACGATATGCGTGATGCCGTCTGCGGAGGCCATTCGAGCCATGGAAACCGAGGTCTCGAGGTCAGGTGAGCCGTCGTCGAGGCCCGGCAGGAGGTGATGGTGCAGGTCGATCATTGCTGGTGAAAGAGTATCACTCCGGTGTGTTTAACGCTGTTCGATGCCGCTTTTGCGGGGAAGTGGAAAAGGCCAGGTTTGCACGAATCAAAGGGCATCGTATGATGGGGTTGTATTCCAGGCCCTCCGAACGGCGTTGAGTCGGCCAAGGCTGTACAGAAGGAAGATCAGGAAATCTCTTCATGCCAGAAAACACTACCAACAACTCGAAGCCGCGTGTTCTCGTCGCCGACGATGAGCAGGTGATTGCCAATACCCTGGCCATCATTCTCAACCAATCGGGTTTTGAAGCGCGCGCCGTATATAGCGGCGAGAAGGCTGTCGAGATCATTGATGAGTTTCAGCCCGACATGCTGATCAGCGATGTCATCATGACCGGCATGACCGGTATCGAGGCCGCTATCCAGATGCGGGAGAAGCTGCCGAAGTGCAAGATTCTGCTGTTCTCCGGGCAGGCCGCCACGGCTGATCTGCTGGAGCGCGCTCGTTCGCAGGGACACGAGTTCGAGATTCTCGCCAAGCCGGTGCATCCGACGGATCTGCTGGCCAAGCTGCGTGGCTAGGGCGTTCAGGAGCTTGAACGCTTGAGGCCCTCGATCATCCTGCTGGCTTTCAACTCCGCCGATTCATTGCCGGCAACGCTGGCAAGCGTGGATGGATTGAGCGACGACGTGGTCGTCGTCGATTCGGGCAGTACGGATGATACGGTGGCCCTGGCCGAGAGGGCAGGCGCCAGGGTCCTGCACCACCCCTTCAAAAACTATGGGGACCAGCGCAACTGGGCGATCGACAACGCTTCTATTCGTTATGCGTGGCAGCTTCACCTGGATGCCGACGAACGATTGACGCCTGAGCTACGTGACGAGATCGCTGCGTTGCCGGAGCAGACCGAGTTGAGCGGCTTCTATCTTCCCCGGCTGCTGCAGTTCATGAATCGTATTTTGCGGCACGGGGGGATGTCCCCTACCTGGCATATGCGCCTGTTCCGGAACGGCGCAGGCCGTTGTGAGATGCGCGAGTACGATCAGCATTTTCTGTGCACAGGCGCTACAGCGCAGTTGCGGAACGTGATGATCGACGATCTGCGCATGCCTCTTACCGAATGGACGGCACGGCACAACCGCTGGGCCGATGCCGAGGTGCGCGAGCTGATGCGCGGCGAGAATGAAGGCCGGATACAGGGCAAGGCGACGGGAAACGTTCTGGAGAAGAAGCGCTATCTGCGCGGGCTTTATAACGACGCGCCGTACTTTGTGCGGCCTATCTGCCTGTTCTTCTACCGGTATATTGTGCGGGCGGGCTTTCTGGATGGGATGGAAGGCCTGATCTTCTATACGCTGCAGACGTTCTGGTTCCGGTTTTTGATCGATGCGAAGCTGTATGAGGCGCGTAAGCGGCTGGGGTAGAGCTTCGAGCAAATACCGAGGGTAGTCGCAGAACCCGAGCCCCGAAGGGGAGGTATATCCCAGGCTGGGATACGCCGCCCCTTCGGGGCTTGGAGCCGTCGCCTGTTCCGACTGAGATTCCCTCCATGCAGCTCTGAGGCCTGGACTTTCGTGGTGGAAAAGGTCCTAACGTTGTGGGCGAGGTCGAGTCCCTCGGGGTCCTTCGACTGCGCACCTCGCAAAAGCGCGAGGCGCTTCGCTCAGGATGACGATTCTGTGGGGGGAACTGAAAGAACATATATCTAAACTGACGCTGCAGGATGACGCTTACGCTCGCGCACAGGGACGGCAGGGTGGCCTCCGTAGACCGTCCAGGGGGCCAGGTCGCGTGTGGCGACTGAAGCGAGCCCCAGGACCGCTCCATCGCCTACGTTGACGCCGGGTCCGACGGAGGCCCGTGCGCAGATCCATGAATACTGGCCGAACGTCATGCGGTAGGAGATCAAGGGGAAATCAGGGTCGTCGTAGTCGTGCGTCGCTCCGCACAGGTAGCAGTCCTGCGAGAGGATGACGTGCGTCGCAAAGTGCATGGGGGAGGGGTTGTAGATCTCGGCTCCGTCGCCTGCGGCAACGTGATCGGCGCAGATGAGGTTCCATGGCGCCCAGACCTTCGACCCGGGGTAGAAGTGACAGTCAGGCCCCATCGTCGCGCCGAAGAGGCGCAGCAGAAGGCTGCGCCAGCCATGAAAGGGCCGTGGCGAAGGGCGGTAGAGCAGGAGCCAGCAGATGTTCCAGACCAGCCGCCGGGCACGATTGCCCACGGAGAAGGCGGGACGAGTGTAGGCATCACTGTGCTTTTCAGCGGAGATGTGTTCGGAGGCGCGATAGTCGGCGGTACGAGGCATAGTCAGCGATTCTCCCTTCGATCTTGAGATTGTGGCGATTGCTCGAAGACGCGGAGGATGATTTCGGCATTGCGGCGCATGTCGTAGCGTCCGGCAAAGGTGCGGCTGGCCTGGGTGCTCATGGCTTCGCGCTCGGGAGGTGAGAGTTCGAACCAGCGGGTCAACAGGTTTTGCGTGCCTTCAGGGGTGTCGGGCTCGACCAGGGCACAGCCATCGGCTGCAACGTCAGGCGCGATGTTGATCTGATTGGAGAGGAGCACGGGACGGCCGCAGGCGAGCGCCTCCGCCACCGCGATGCCGAAGTTCTCCTGGTGCGACGGAAGGATGAAGGCCTCACAGCCTTCAAGCGCTCCCCATTTGGCTTCTCCTGTCAGCATTCCAGGCCAATGGACACGGTCGGCGATGCCTCCACGCGCGGCGGCTGCTTGTAGGTCGAGGCCCCAATTGGAGGCATCGGGGCCGGCCATCACGAGATGCAGATCGGGGTCGCGGTCTCGAAGCGCAGCGAAGGCGTCGATGAGGAGATCGCAGCCTTTCTTGCGGTCGATGCGGCCGAGAAAGAGCAGGAACCGGTGGCCTTTCACTTCCGGGCAGATCTCGAAAAAGGCAGGCAGGGAAGACCCTGGCGCATACGGTGGCGGCTCTGCGCCGAGGGCTACGACCATCGGCTTCCATTGCGAGAGCCAGAAGCTTTGGCGAGCCAGATCACGCTCTACGGCTGTGGTGAACAGGACCCGAAAGGCGCTGCGCAGCACCCAGAACTCCACGAACAACCAGTACACCCACTTCTTGAGATGTTTGGCTGGGAAGGCACGCTTGAAGTAGGGGTCCAGCATGCCGTGAGCGAACACGACATACGGCTTGTGGCCGGAGAAGGCACGCCGCGCGGCGACGCTGTTGTAGCCCCAGAGTCCGTGGACCATGACTCCATCAAAGCGATCGCGATTGGCTTTGAGCCAGCTCACAAGTTTGGCTGAGTACCATCCGCCCGTACCCAGGGCGTGAACGGGAACGGAAAGCGCGCCAAGATAGGGCGCAGTGGGTTCATCGAGAGTTGCGATCTCGTTGGTATAGCCCGGGGGAGTGTAGCGAATCAGCATACGAACCGCCTCGGTGGTGCCTCCGGCTTCCGGACTGATGCTGCCGATGATATGCAGAATGCGCATGCTTTTGAAGAAACCTGAAGAGCTAAGAGTAGCAGCGGGTTGGAGCGCGAATGGGGGCGGCATCAGGCCCGGAGTTTGCGTGTGGTGTAGGCCAGGGCATGGCGCAAACCCTGGACATCTTCCTCAAAGCTCCAGCCTGCGATACTCCGTTGTGCGGCTTTTCCCATGGCTGCGGCTGTCTCGGGACTGGCCAGGACGCGGCTCAGTGCCGCGGTGAGGGCCAGGATGTCGCCGACAGGATAGCTGTAGCCTTCGACGCCGTTGGTTACGAGGTCAGGACCGGAACCGACATCGCTCGAGACGATGACCGGGCAGCTGGCAGCCATAGCCTCGTTTACGATCAGTCCCCAGGGTTCATGCCGTGAGGGAAGAACGAAGACATCGGCGAGATGGAAGTAGCGGGGAAGCACCGATTGGTTCTGGAACCCGGCAAAACGAACGTTGGTCAGGCCAAGATCGCGGCAGCGGGCTTCGAGGTTGGCGCGCTCCTCTCCGTCTCCGACGATGACGAGGTAAGGCTTATAGCCGCTGCTGTCGTGATCGCGAAGCAGTGCCGCGTAGGCTTCCACGAGATGGTCGCAGTGTTTGCGCTGTTGTAGCTTGGAGGCGAAGAGAATCACGGGATGGCCGGTTTCAATGCCGAGTTCCGACCGCAGTTGTTCTTCTCCGGCAACTGCTTCTTGCGCGCGACGGGCGAAGAAGGCGTTGTCGACGGCGTAGGGCATGAGGAACTGGGGCATCGCATGGCCGAGATAGTGACGCCAATAGCGAGCGTTGGCCGTGCCGATGGGAAGAGTCGCCGCGATGAGAGGTCGGAGGTCGCTAAAGAAAAGACTCTTGGCGAGGAGCTTCAACGGGCTGCGGCTGCGGTCCGCAAGCCAGGACTCCGCGCGTAGAAGAACGGGGATGCCGAGAGCGTTGGCCGCAAGGATCGCCTGCAGAGCATTGATGCTGGCATAGCCATGAACCCAGAGCGCGTCGAAGGCTGGGCTGCCATCGGCGTTGCGGAGACGCCTGTAGATGCCCCGGCTGATGGGACTAAGGGGAGAGACTCCGCCGGTGTCGCGTAGCTTGGGCAGAAACTCATAGCGGTAGCCTTCGAGCAGGGGAGTGTCCCACTCGACCTCCACGCCGAAGCCCTCATCCTTATAGCCGCGCACGGAGAAGTCAGAGCCGAACAGGACGGTTAGATCGATGTCCGGCTCCTGCGCGATACGGCGCAACAAAGGGGCCTGGTACTGGATCGGGTGGCTCACGACATAGGCGAGGCGGACTTTGCCCGAGGTTGTGAGCATAGATCGGAACCTCCAGATTACCGGTAAGCGATAGAGATCACGAGGCCAACGACTCCGAGCAAGGTCCCAAGGCTGCCATTTCCGATGGACGCCTTGAGGGCACTGTTGGGCAGGAAGACAATGTCGTTGGGTTGAAGGATGGGATCCGGAGCCTGCCCATAGAGGACCTTTTTCATGTCCAGCTTGACGACGGTGCGCTCGTTGCCGACGGTGCGGATAAGTCGCAGGTCGTTATATTTCGCCTCAAAAGCAGGGCCTCCGCTGAGCGAGGCGGCTTCCAGTAGCGTGAGCGGTGTGTTCTGCACCAGGGGAATCGAGTTGGGAGTCTTGAAGGCTCCGATTATATAAACGACCCCGACTCTGGAGATCACGATGGTATCTCCAGCGAAGACGGGAATATCGGCCAGGGAACTATGCGCCGGGTCTGTACCAAGATCGACGACGAGTGGCTCGTACAGGCCGGGACGATTGATTGTAATGACGTGGTTGGCGGTTGGAGGCAGGCCACCGGCTGCCGAAAGAACATCGAATAATCGACGCGATCCCTGGACAGGAATGGTTCCGTGAGCTTCTCCGATGACGGTAACGACAGCATTTGGCCCTTCCGTGACCTGTATCGTTACCTGCGGATTTTCGAACATGCCGGCGTCTTCAAGTCTCCGGGCAATCAACTCTTCGGCCGTCGTGATGGTCAACCCATCCAGGGAGACGACACCGATGAGTGGAAGCATCACTTTTCCGTCGGTTCCGATGCGGACAATGGGGTTATAGTCCGTTTGTCCGAAGATGTGGAGGGTGAGCAGATCTCCTGTGCCCAGTTGCTGATCGTGCGTGGCGGGATAGAGCAGAGCTCTGTCCGTGGTGATCGTCGTGGGCTTGTTGATGTCGGCCCCGCTAACAATTCCCGGCCCATTGAATTGGGCAACAGAAGGAAGCGCGAGAGTGCAGAGCAGAACGGCCAAGCCACCGCGGAGAAGAGACGAAATTTTCATTATTTTTGTCCTTTCCCGGTGGACTTGCCGGACTGAGATTCCCAACCGGCGGCATCCATGCCTGCGGAGCCGTATCCGGAATATCCGGAGTATCCGTAATAGCCGTAATACTCAGGCGAGTTGAGATCGATGGCATTGAGAGCGATGCCTGTGATGTGCACTCCGGCACGCAGCAGAAGGTCGCGAGCCCGGCGAATGGTGTGCTTGTTGGACTTGCCATGCCGCACGATCAGAACAACGGCATCCGCATCGCGGCCGAGAATGATGCCATCGGTGACCGAGAGCAGGGGCGGCGAGTCGATCAGGATGTGGGTGTAGATACCGCGGCACTTCTCAAGCAGCTCCGCCATCGTCTCCGAACTGAGCATTTCAGTCGGGAAGGGCGGAACCGGGCCGCTGACCAGAATGTCGAGACTCGGCATCTCAGGCACATTTTGGATAGCTTGTTCGAGGGTATGGCTGCCGGTGAGCACCGAGGTGAGACCGACTTTGCCGTTGAGGCCGAGACGATGATGCACAGTCGGCCGCCGCAGATCGGCATCGATCAGGAGGACGCGAACGTCACGCTGTGCGAACACGCAGGCAAGGTTGGTCGAAACGGTGGTCTTGCCTTCCGAGGGGGTCGCGCTGGTGAGGAGGATGACCTTGGGAAGTTTGCCTGCGGTGGAGAGCAGCAGCGAGGTTCGGAGTCCGCGGAACGCTTCGGTGAACTGTGATTTCGGACTCGAAAGTGTCGCCAGATTTCGTTGGATGACGCTGAGGTTCGACGTATCGATTCCGGTACGCCGCGCCCTGGGGATCAGGGCCAGCGAGTGCAGTCCGGAGACCGCCTCGATCTCGGCGACACTGTGCAGGTTGGTATCCAGGCTCTCCAGGATGAAACCGAGGATTGCTCCAAGCACGATGCCGATGATCGTATTGAGCATCATGATCGAGGATTTCGACTTGAGCGAGGGCTGTGCGGGAGGCACGGCCTGATCGATGATGTCGATCTCGGTGGAGTCCAGACCTGCCTGGACCCTGGCTGTCTGCAACTTCTCCAGGAGCCCTTCATACAAGGTGCGGTTGGATTCGAAGTCGCGCTGGAGAAGCGTATATTGCACGAGATCGTCGCGCAGTTTGTAGGCTTCCGACTTTTGATCTTCCAGGGCAGCCCTGGTCTGCTGCTCGTTCGCCTGTGCAGCAATGAAGGTCTGCTTGGCCTGGGCGATGACTCTGTCCTGCTCCTGCTTGATCGCCTTGTCGAGCTCCTCGATCTGTGCGTGGGCAGCCTTTACCTGGGGGTGGTTGGGGCCGAGATTTCCAGGTGCGGTCAACTTGGCATAGTTGGCCATATCTGTTTCACGCTGCGAGCGGAGGGTGGCAAGCTGGGTTGCCGCCACATTGTTCGTAGTGTTGGCGACGGTCTGGTCCAGGGAGTTGGGATCCATGCCGCTCAGTACGCGATAGCGCGATTCGGCGAGGATGCGTGCGATCTGCGCCGTACCGGCGGCGGTCGTCAACTCTTCCAGGCTGGAAGAGATTTGATTATGCGTGGGATCGATGGAAAGAACACCGATACGCTTCTGTAGATCGATGACCTGGTTCTGTGAGGTCTCGACCTGGTGCTTCAGTTCGTCCAGTTGACTGGTGAGCCAGCCCGAGGCACGTTGTGTCGAGGAGACGCGTGAAGTAAAGCTGCGCTTGATGTACGCGTCGATCAGCTTGTTGATGATGTCGGCTGATAACTTCGCGTTGAAGGTGCTGCAACTGATGCGGATAATGTCGGTTTTGGGAATGTTCGCAACCGAAACAATGGCCTGCATGCGGCCGATCGTCGCCTGACGAACGTTCGGGTCTTCGATGTTTACGTGGGGCGGCCGTTGGGTCATTCCCAGGAAGTCCTGGTTGTTGGCCAGATCGAGATCTTCCGCAACGGTAAGAAGAAGGGTGTCGCTCTTGAGGATTGCGACCTCGGTGGGAAGGCGATTCCCTCCGGCGCCGGTCGATCCTGCGATACGGTACTGGTCGGAGGAGCCGCTGCGGATCTCTATGTCACCGTAGGATTCAAAGAGATGGGGCTGCGTAGATCCCTTATAAAACCCATAGATCATGCCCAGCAAGGCGGCGGCCAGAATGACGTACTTGCGCTTCCTGATCGTCATCAAGGCTTCGGACAGAGTCGCGTCCGTAGCAGCGGGCCCCGCAGACGCGGCACGGCTGTCCGGTTCAGCGGAGAAGTTCTCGGGTCTCGAAGGAATCATCGTTTTCAGTCTACGCGAACAGTGGTTTATATCGCCATCATCTGCTATGAGAATAGGTTTGCCACAAACGGTTGCCCTCGGAAGCTCTACAATGACAGAAATACCTGATCGCTTCGATCCCTTTCAGGAAACCATTTTTACGGGCTATCTCACTATCCTTATGAGTCATTCCATTCAAATAGCAGTTGTCGGTTCCGGTTATGTTGGCCTTGTTGCGGCCATGTGTTTTGCGGAGATGGGCCACCAGGTCATCTGCGTCGATAACGACGAGCGCAAGGTTGCCGCGCTGCAGGGCGGCGATACGCTGATCCACGAGCACCACCTGCCTGAACTGCTGGAGCGTTACCGCAACACGCGGGTGCGTTTCACCACCGATCTGGCGGAGGCCACGAACGAGTGCTCGGCGATCTTTATCGCGGTGGGAACGCCTCAATCCGATAGCGGCGACGCCGACCTGTCGTATGTGGAGGCTGTTGCCAGCGAGATTGCTCGCCACATCACCAGCTACAAGGTGATCGTGGAAAAGAGCACCGTTCCGGTCTACACGAATGAGTGGATCCGGCGTGTTATCGAGCGCAATGGGGTCAATCGGGAGATGTTCGATGTTGTGTCGAACCCGGAGTTTTTGCGCGAAGGCACGGCGGTCGCCGACTTCCTGCATCCGGATCGCATCGTCGTCGGCGCCGATAGCGAACGTGCTGCGGCCTTGCTGAG encodes:
- a CDS encoding response regulator encodes the protein MPENTTNNSKPRVLVADDEQVIANTLAIILNQSGFEARAVYSGEKAVEIIDEFQPDMLISDVIMTGMTGIEAAIQMREKLPKCKILLFSGQAATADLLERARSQGHEFEILAKPVHPTDLLAKLRG
- a CDS encoding glycosyltransferase family 4 protein produces the protein MLTTSGKVRLAYVVSHPIQYQAPLLRRIAQEPDIDLTVLFGSDFSVRGYKDEGFGVEVEWDTPLLEGYRYEFLPKLRDTGGVSPLSPISRGIYRRLRNADGSPAFDALWVHGYASINALQAILAANALGIPVLLRAESWLADRSRSPLKLLAKSLFFSDLRPLIAATLPIGTANARYWRHYLGHAMPQFLMPYAVDNAFFARRAQEAVAGEEQLRSELGIETGHPVILFASKLQQRKHCDHLVEAYAALLRDHDSSGYKPYLVIVGDGEERANLEARCRDLGLTNVRFAGFQNQSVLPRYFHLADVFVLPSRHEPWGLIVNEAMAASCPVIVSSDVGSGPDLVTNGVEGYSYPVGDILALTAALSRVLASPETAAAMGKAAQRSIAGWSFEEDVQGLRHALAYTTRKLRA
- a CDS encoding GumC family protein — its product is MIPSRPENFSAEPDSRAASAGPAATDATLSEALMTIRKRKYVILAAALLGMIYGFYKGSTQPHLFESYGDIEIRSGSSDQYRIAGSTGAGGNRLPTEVAILKSDTLLLTVAEDLDLANNQDFLGMTQRPPHVNIEDPNVRQATIGRMQAIVSVANIPKTDIIRISCSTFNAKLSADIINKLIDAYIKRSFTSRVSSTQRASGWLTSQLDELKHQVETSQNQVIDLQKRIGVLSIDPTHNQISSSLEELTTAAGTAQIARILAESRYRVLSGMDPNSLDQTVANTTNNVAATQLATLRSQRETDMANYAKLTAPGNLGPNHPQVKAAHAQIEELDKAIKQEQDRVIAQAKQTFIAAQANEQQTRAALEDQKSEAYKLRDDLVQYTLLQRDFESNRTLYEGLLEKLQTARVQAGLDSTEIDIIDQAVPPAQPSLKSKSSIMMLNTIIGIVLGAILGFILESLDTNLHSVAEIEAVSGLHSLALIPRARRTGIDTSNLSVIQRNLATLSSPKSQFTEAFRGLRTSLLLSTAGKLPKVILLTSATPSEGKTTVSTNLACVFAQRDVRVLLIDADLRRPTVHHRLGLNGKVGLTSVLTGSHTLEQAIQNVPEMPSLDILVSGPVPPFPTEMLSSETMAELLEKCRGIYTHILIDSPPLLSVTDGIILGRDADAVVLIVRHGKSNKHTIRRARDLLLRAGVHITGIALNAIDLNSPEYYGYYGYSGYSGYGSAGMDAAGWESQSGKSTGKGQK
- a CDS encoding glycosyltransferase encodes the protein MRILHIIGSISPEAGGTTEAVRMLIRYTPPGYTNEIATLDEPTAPYLGALSVPVHALGTGGWYSAKLVSWLKANRDRFDGVMVHGLWGYNSVAARRAFSGHKPYVVFAHGMLDPYFKRAFPAKHLKKWVYWLFVEFWVLRSAFRVLFTTAVERDLARQSFWLSQWKPMVVALGAEPPPYAPGSSLPAFFEICPEVKGHRFLLFLGRIDRKKGCDLLIDAFAALRDRDPDLHLVMAGPDASNWGLDLQAAAARGGIADRVHWPGMLTGEAKWGALEGCEAFILPSHQENFGIAVAEALACGRPVLLSNQINIAPDVAADGCALVEPDTPEGTQNLLTRWFELSPPEREAMSTQASRTFAGRYDMRRNAEIILRVFEQSPQSQDRRENR
- a CDS encoding LbetaH domain-containing protein, which codes for MPRTADYRASEHISAEKHSDAYTRPAFSVGNRARRLVWNICWLLLYRPSPRPFHGWRSLLLRLFGATMGPDCHFYPGSKVWAPWNLICADHVAAGDGAEIYNPSPMHFATHVILSQDCYLCGATHDYDDPDFPLISYRMTFGQYSWICARASVGPGVNVGDGAVLGLASVATRDLAPWTVYGGHPAVPVRERKRHPAASV
- a CDS encoding polysaccharide biosynthesis/export family protein; its protein translation is MKISSLLRGGLAVLLCTLALPSVAQFNGPGIVSGADINKPTTITTDRALLYPATHDQQLGTGDLLTLHIFGQTDYNPIVRIGTDGKVMLPLIGVVSLDGLTITTAEELIARRLEDAGMFENPQVTIQVTEGPNAVVTVIGEAHGTIPVQGSRRLFDVLSAAGGLPPTANHVITINRPGLYEPLVVDLGTDPAHSSLADIPVFAGDTIVISRVGVVYIIGAFKTPNSIPLVQNTPLTLLEAASLSGGPAFEAKYNDLRLIRTVGNERTVVKLDMKKVLYGQAPDPILQPNDIVFLPNSALKASIGNGSLGTLLGVVGLVISIAYR
- a CDS encoding glycosyltransferase family 2 protein; translation: MRPSIILLAFNSADSLPATLASVDGLSDDVVVVDSGSTDDTVALAERAGARVLHHPFKNYGDQRNWAIDNASIRYAWQLHLDADERLTPELRDEIAALPEQTELSGFYLPRLLQFMNRILRHGGMSPTWHMRLFRNGAGRCEMREYDQHFLCTGATAQLRNVMIDDLRMPLTEWTARHNRWADAEVRELMRGENEGRIQGKATGNVLEKKRYLRGLYNDAPYFVRPICLFFYRYIVRAGFLDGMEGLIFYTLQTFWFRFLIDAKLYEARKRLG